From the genome of Phaeodactylum tricornutum CCAP 1055/1 chromosome 9, whole genome shotgun sequence:
CTTTCCAACGAGCATTTGTTTAGCTGACTGTATGGCCATCTTTGAAGTGTGAAGAACTTCGCCGGTACGCGAAGCCGATCGCCTGTGCGTTCCGTTTGATAGAGAGCTGAAAAGCTAGCAAGATACATTCTCAAAACAGGCATGGAAATTCATTAGTTTAAACAAACCCAGACGCACTTCCTACATTGCATATTGAGATGCCCTAGCAGTAGTTTTGTTACACTTTTTGTTTCACGAGGATCGACGATTACTTCTCTTCTATAGTCTGTGTGATCAGAAAGTTTTGGCTCGATGAAGTTCAGGTTCAGACGTCGTCCCCCTGCTGTTGAGCTTGCCATGGTCGAACGAGACACCATTCGAAATTGGCATCGAGTTCGCCTTCTTCCGACGAAGTCTTAAGAACCGGGATGTTCGTTTGGACGACAACGCCGATGATGAATCTAGTTTCGGTATTGGATGGAGCACTTGTTTTCCGGCATCCTGAACCATTACTTCGTTTTCTGGAATTGGATTGTAAACGGCTCTATCTGATATAGCTGGGTTCTCGTCAGTGCTCAAAGAGCTCACCATGCTTTGTGCATACTTTGCCTTTGCAGCTTTTGAAATGTTATTTGTGTCCGCTTTCTGGTCGATGATGCCCTCGCTGCTGGAAAAGCGGTTTTGTCTGGCCAAAACCGtgaacaaaaccaaaacactTAAAAGAAAGACCGAGGTGTACGAGAACAGCGTCCGAGCTGTACAGAATGCCTCCATCCGCCATAAGTCCACCTCGATCTTTCCCTCGTGGCTATCAACGGAGTACTTGACGAACCTTGAGACTTGCTCAACAGATGAAGTCACAAAGGAAGTACTCCGGAAAAAGAGATCCTCAAACTTTCGTCCAACAAAATGTGAGTGTACGAAATAGGTCCAGATGAGCCTAGCAGATTGACGTAACACTCTTAGAAGAACAGCCACGGCGCCTTGGAAAAACTCGGACGAATCATAGAGCACCGCCGAAACCGAAGGCGGGAATGCTGGTAATGTGCGTTCAAGTATTTTCCCTATTTTTCTGTATGCGTACACCGAGCTCCATACTCCCAATCGTAGGCATACGTTCCCCGTCGCTTTCAGAAGGCTTGCTCCGTAAATTCCGAATGAACTTGCAGCTACCCCCAGCCGTACATTATCGCTGTAGAAGTTTTTAATGTGCCGTCCAGTCTTTGATCCAAGTTCCAATGCAGAAAAGACATAGACGAGGGAAATGTCACAAACAATAAAATGTATCACAGTGCACACGGCAAGATAAAGAACAGTTCCAATATCTTGAAGAGCTGAGCGCCACCAAGTATCAGCGGAAGCCCACTTTACTGAGAGAATTTTGGCCAAAAGAAGAGGATGCAAGAACACAAACAATGTGCTCATCAACACAACCACCACAATAGTTCGAGTCCACAGGCCATGGCGATGCAATTTGCTTGTTGCTTTGTGCCAGAATGTACGAGCCTCTTCGACGGCGAACATAGCAGAACTCGGCGTCCGGGATATCTCGGTCTGAAAACCTGTTGTCGATACCGTTGCCTTCGGCCTATCAATGGTCCTACGagcttttgctgctttcagTTCCTGCAATCTTTCCTGTTTATCGGAAGAAAAGTCCTTCGGGAGGAGACGACTGGCTGCTATTTGTCGTGTTTCTGCGATGGCAGCATCTTTTCGTTCCTGTGTCTTTTGCTCGATATCTCGAAGGTAAGTCGAGATTGGGTTTTTACTCCATACCGACCCTACCGACCGACTGCTTAATTCGGACACAGATCCGTCTCCATAGTCTGCTCTCCTTGGTGGAGTTGTGTGGACGGTCAAACTCAAATTCTGTACTATTGCGCCTCGTGTTTCAAAGCGTTCACCACGGTTTGCTCTTCGTTCAGCCAGTGCATTCTCCTTGCGTTGTTGTTCTTCCGTCAGCTCAAACGCAGGAACAGCAGGCATTTTCCAGCCGTGCGCTTTGCATACTGCCTGAAACTTTTGCATCAGCCAGTGTTTGTAGAAATCCTCGTGCTCTCTCATTTTTCGAGCGTGCTCGTTGCTGACGGGATTCTTCAATACCTTTTTGGTAGCAGCTTGTAGCTTCGCTAGCATAACGCCTGCCAAGTGTTTCATCAGAAACTCAAGCAGTGACTGTGGCAGAAATGCCATGTTGGGATCAATATTGGCAACAATTCGTGTCTTTGCTGACGTCGGGGACAAGACGTGAATCACCGATTCGAACTTGCGGATTGTCATCCGTCCACTTCCTCTTCGTTTCGGTACCGGAGGGATTCCTAGATCGTTCAAAATCGGATCTTCCGACAGAAACGGGTCTTCCGGTGGCGGCGCATCTGGTGGTCGATCATGAACGCCTTGACCAACCAACAAAATACTGCCATCCTCAATAATATTATCGCAACCGATTGCCCGAAAGCACCCATCACGAGCTACACCGAAATGTGGCAAACCGATCATAAACCAACCGACGGTGTCGAGCTTATCCAAGTCGGCCACCGTCATCGATGACGAACAAAACGGAGCCCATTTGTAGTGCAGATCCACCTCTTTCAGAACGCAAATTTGTTCAAACAATGGAACGCCTTCAATCTCGCCTTCCAGTTTCACACTCAAGCTCTGGTCTTCCTCTCTTCTGTAGAATGTTTTAATCCCAAAATGTGTTGATGCGTACGTCCattcgtcgtcctcgttgaGATTATGTAGAGCTTTTCGAAAGATACGGACGCGGTTCTGAGCAAAATAAAGAACAGAAAGGGTAAGAAAAAGGCATGAAACAAGTATTGAGTCCAACCTTTCATACCAATTCGTTGTTCGTACCTCCAATTTGTCAATGGCCGCCTTATTGGAATTTAGAATCTCCTTGGCACGGTCCAGCTCTTCCCGGTCGAGCTGCTCGGTCTCTAATTTCGCCGATTCTTTCCTTATGATAATTGCCAGTCGGCTTGGTTTGCGTTTGCTGCTCCTTGTACTGTTCCTGGTGACAATCGCCTCTTGTTCTTTTATACGACGTCGCACATCCTTTAACAAGTCGTGCGCCGTCAAATGTCGCTCGTCCTCGATGAAATCAAATACTCTCTCTGCGTCCTTCCCAAGAGAAGGACCGGGATCACCAGAATCGCCTGTCGTACAGGGTGGTCGTATGTTAAACCTCGAATGATGGGGCGTTGGGGACATTATTGACTACCGGCGAGATGGCGTTCCGTCTAGGGT
Proteins encoded in this window:
- a CDS encoding predicted protein; this translates as MSPTPHHSRFNIRPPCTTGDSGDPGPSLGKDAERVFDFIEDERHLTAHDLLKDVRRRIKEQEAIVTRNSTRSSKRKPSRLAIIIRKESAKLETEQLDREELDRAKEILNSNKAAIDKLENRVRIFRKALHNLNEDDEWTYASTHFGIKTFYRREEDQSLSVKLEGEIEGVPLFEQICVLKEVDLHYKWAPFCSSSMTVADLDKLDTVGWFMIGLPHFGVARDGCFRAIGCDNIIEDGSILLVGQGVHDRPPDAPPPEDPFLSEDPILNDLGIPPVPKRRGSGRMTIRKFESVIHVLSPTSAKTRIVANIDPNMAFLPQSLLEFLMKHLAGVMLAKLQAATKKVLKNPVSNEHARKMREHEDFYKHWLMQKF